The Thermococcus sp. genome window below encodes:
- a CDS encoding alpha-amylase/4-alpha-glucanotransferase domain-containing protein, with product MKTVKFIFGIHNHQPLGNFGWVFESAYERAYRPFFETLEEYPHMKVAVHYSGPLLEWIAEHRPEHIELLRNLVRRGQLEIVVAGFYEPVLASIPEEDRIEQINLLKGFAKRLGYDSKGLWLTERVWEPELVGALKKAGIEYVVVDDYHFLSAGLPKESLYWPYYTENNGEGIAVFPIDERLRYLIPFRPVERTLEYLHSLDDGDESKVAVFHDDGEKFGVWPGTYEWVHEKGWLREFFDEVSSDEKIEVLLYSEYLERFRPRGLVYLPIASYFEMSEWSLPAEQAKLFVEFVDWLKARGVFERYRVFVRGGIWKNFFFKYPEGNYMHKRMLMVSKLVRNNPEARRFILRAQCNDAYWHGVFGGIYLPHLRRAVWENIIRANTFVSSGSFVKDIDFDGLEEVFIEGENFYYAFKPGLGGSLVEFSSKSRLVNYADVLTRRYEHYHSVGSAVPEDAGEGVESIHELSQGIPEDVRNEIVYDSVRRAFLQDRFLRQETTLDDFRLNRYDPLADFSKEPYGYSLEDGRLRLWRSESGFSVVKTFKPTDDGFVVDYSVAGRGTFAVELDVAVHSVMESPGELYGSGVEVNDKYAVGRFSIELDGKARIWKFPVKTLSKSESGWDFIQQGVSYAFLFPVEGTLSFSVRFREL from the coding sequence GTGAAGACCGTGAAGTTCATCTTCGGAATCCACAACCATCAGCCACTGGGAAACTTCGGCTGGGTTTTTGAGAGTGCTTACGAAAGGGCTTACAGGCCCTTCTTTGAGACCCTTGAGGAATACCCCCACATGAAGGTTGCCGTGCACTACTCCGGCCCGCTCCTTGAGTGGATTGCCGAACACAGACCCGAGCACATAGAACTTTTGAGGAACCTCGTTAGAAGGGGCCAGCTGGAGATAGTCGTTGCCGGTTTTTACGAGCCTGTTCTGGCATCTATCCCCGAGGAGGACAGGATAGAGCAGATTAACCTCCTCAAGGGTTTTGCAAAAAGACTCGGCTACGATTCAAAGGGTCTGTGGCTGACCGAGCGCGTCTGGGAACCGGAACTTGTGGGGGCCTTAAAAAAAGCGGGGATAGAGTACGTAGTCGTTGACGACTACCATTTCCTCAGTGCCGGCCTGCCGAAGGAGAGCCTGTACTGGCCCTACTACACGGAAAACAACGGTGAGGGCATAGCCGTCTTCCCGATTGACGAGAGGCTCCGCTACCTGATTCCGTTCCGCCCCGTGGAGAGGACCCTTGAGTACCTTCACTCACTCGACGACGGCGATGAGAGCAAGGTCGCCGTTTTCCACGACGATGGGGAAAAGTTCGGGGTCTGGCCGGGAACCTACGAGTGGGTCCACGAAAAAGGCTGGCTGAGGGAGTTCTTCGATGAAGTTTCGAGCGACGAAAAAATAGAGGTTCTACTCTACTCAGAATACCTCGAGCGGTTCAGGCCGAGGGGGCTTGTCTACCTTCCGATAGCCTCTTACTTCGAGATGAGCGAGTGGTCTCTGCCGGCTGAACAGGCGAAGCTCTTCGTTGAGTTCGTGGACTGGTTGAAGGCTCGAGGCGTTTTTGAGCGCTACCGAGTCTTCGTCCGCGGTGGGATATGGAAGAACTTCTTCTTCAAGTATCCCGAGGGCAACTACATGCACAAGCGCATGCTGATGGTGAGTAAACTTGTGAGAAACAATCCTGAGGCGAGGCGCTTCATTCTCAGGGCCCAGTGCAACGATGCCTACTGGCACGGTGTCTTTGGGGGCATCTACCTTCCCCACCTTCGCAGGGCAGTGTGGGAGAACATCATAAGGGCCAACACCTTCGTTTCCAGTGGAAGCTTTGTGAAAGATATCGACTTCGATGGCCTTGAGGAGGTCTTCATCGAGGGCGAGAACTTTTACTATGCCTTCAAGCCCGGCCTCGGCGGTTCCTTGGTTGAGTTCAGCTCAAAAAGCAGGCTCGTTAACTATGCCGACGTCTTGACGAGGCGCTACGAGCACTATCACTCCGTTGGAAGTGCCGTTCCAGAAGATGCCGGGGAAGGCGTTGAGAGCATCCACGAGCTCTCCCAAGGCATCCCTGAGGACGTGAGAAATGAGATTGTCTACGACTCCGTTAGGAGGGCCTTCCTCCAGGACAGGTTCCTAAGACAGGAAACAACCCTCGATGACTTCAGGCTGAACCGGTATGACCCTCTGGCGGACTTCTCGAAGGAACCCTATGGTTATTCCCTTGAAGATGGAAGGCTGAGGCTCTGGAGGAGTGAAAGTGGGTTCTCGGTTGTTAAAACATTTAAACCCACCGATGACGGTTTTGTGGTCGACTACTCTGTTGCCGGGCGCGGAACATTCGCGGTCGAGCTCGACGTAGCGGTTCATAGCGTGATGGAGAGTCCGGGAGAGCTCTATGGTTCTGGGGTTGAGGTTAATGACAAGTACGCCGTCGGCAGGTTCTCCATCGAGCTCGATGGAAAGGCTAGGATATGGAAGTTTCCGGTAAAAACGCTGAGCAAAAGTGAAAGCGGGTGGGACTTCATACAGCAGGGGGTGAGCTACGCCTTCCTGTTTCCTGTTGAGGGGACACTGTCCTTTTCGGTAAGGTTCAGAGAGCTCTAG
- a CDS encoding diacylglycerol/polyprenol kinase family protein, whose translation MSIKRELKRKALHLTGLMIPVFYVLFGKTYTLTFIGLSFAVFVALEPFRVIEEWRDSIKRRLGIYAPPEVMERIERLEVHINDITREHERNRVAAHIYFAAASFIVVYFFPENVAIGAIALATLGDALAAIIGKTFGRHRFSNGKSVEGSLAYFFTGMVILTPLVGPFPALIGSLAGTIAEFYNLPPDDNFSNQLAVALAVYLFHP comes from the coding sequence GTGAGCATAAAAAGAGAGCTAAAGCGTAAGGCGCTCCATCTCACGGGGCTGATGATACCCGTGTTCTACGTTCTCTTTGGTAAAACCTATACATTGACGTTCATAGGGCTTTCCTTTGCGGTTTTTGTTGCCCTTGAGCCCTTCCGCGTAATTGAGGAGTGGAGAGATTCTATAAAGAGGCGCCTTGGTATATACGCTCCCCCGGAGGTAATGGAGAGGATAGAGAGACTTGAAGTTCACATCAACGACATAACGCGGGAGCATGAGCGGAACCGAGTCGCGGCGCACATCTACTTCGCGGCCGCCTCGTTCATAGTGGTGTACTTCTTCCCCGAGAACGTTGCCATAGGCGCCATAGCCCTCGCGACGCTCGGCGATGCCCTCGCTGCAATAATCGGAAAGACCTTTGGAAGGCACCGCTTCTCGAACGGCAAAAGCGTTGAGGGAAGCCTGGCTTACTTTTTCACCGGTATGGTGATTCTGACCCCGCTCGTTGGACCTTTTCCGGCGTTGATAGGCTCCCTTGCGGGAACAATAGCGGAGTTCTACAACCTGCCTCCGGATGATAACTTCTCCAACCAGCTCGCCGTGGCCCTGGCCGTCTATCTCTTCCACCCCTGA
- a CDS encoding HAD family hydrolase, translating into MLVIVDLDDTLCNTWEAGKRTMLRAVPFLLKKGKLRALLYLVTARYKKLENSEKFHILDLHELVEELFRRIYPGISRKELDELVSFVEEHFFRHLRLYDDAIPFLEGLKGMNAKVVLVTDSSTNWQRRKIDVLGIGGYFDDVIISGETGHSKFEDYNFRLVLNRFPDGEVYVVGDRDETDMAGARAIGAVGILVKRGYFSGKKVKHADYVVKNLREALEVIESEHKKRAKA; encoded by the coding sequence ATGCTTGTAATCGTTGACCTTGACGATACTCTGTGCAACACCTGGGAGGCCGGAAAGAGGACCATGCTCCGGGCCGTTCCCTTTCTCCTGAAAAAGGGGAAGCTAAGGGCCCTTCTGTACCTCGTTACTGCCAGGTATAAAAAACTAGAAAACTCTGAGAAGTTTCATATTCTTGACCTTCACGAGCTCGTCGAGGAGCTTTTCAGGAGGATATACCCGGGGATAAGCAGAAAAGAGCTCGATGAACTCGTTTCCTTCGTGGAGGAGCATTTTTTCAGGCACCTTCGCCTTTACGATGATGCAATCCCCTTTCTTGAGGGACTCAAGGGAATGAATGCAAAGGTTGTTCTTGTAACCGATTCCTCAACCAACTGGCAGAGGAGGAAGATTGACGTCCTCGGCATCGGGGGTTACTTCGATGACGTGATAATAAGCGGTGAAACCGGCCACAGCAAGTTCGAAGACTACAACTTCCGGCTGGTACTAAACCGCTTTCCAGATGGGGAAGTTTACGTTGTCGGGGACAGGGACGAGACGGACATGGCCGGGGCGAGGGCCATAGGTGCGGTGGGAATACTCGTGAAGAGGGGCTACTTCAGCGGAAAAAAGGTCAAACACGCCGATTACGTCGTTAAGAACCTTCGCGAGGCCCTGGAGGTGATTGAGAGTGAGCATAAAAAGAGAGCTAAAGCGTAA